The following DNA comes from Pedobacter cryoconitis.
TGAGCAGGGTGACTATGTGCTGAGCCCGGATGAGAAACAGATTGGGAAACAAATGCCGGGCGGAATTAAAACAGCTCGCCTGGAGAAGCTTCCGGATAGCGTAAGTTTTTATGAAATAGCTACTTCTTCTTACCTTGGGCTGCCTGTTTTTCGTTTTTATACCCCATTTGGTATTAGCCGGATGAAGTGGACCATGGTACTGGAGACCCCTGTTTTTGTGATAGATGAGGATGTAAAAGCAATTGAAAAATATGTGTTTCTGATGCTGATTGCTGCCACTTTAATTATCCTGGTTTTAATTGAATGGTCACAAGTCAAATGGCAGAAACAGTTCATGCTGCGGCAGCAGGCCGAAATACTGGCCGCACAGCAGGAAAAAGAAAATGCAATTCTGCAACTCGATAAACTTAAAGAAAAACTCGATCCGCATTTTCTGTTTAATTCCCTGAGCTCTCTGAATGGTCTGATTGAAGAACAACCCGACCTGGCTAAAGCATTTGTTGTTAAACTTTCCAGGGTATACCGGTATGTTTTAGATCCTACACCAAATGGACTCGAAGAAGTTTCCAGAGAAGTACGTTTTGCCAGTGAATACTTTTTCCTGTTAAAAATACGTTTTGGTGAGGCACTGGCATCTTTGGAAATCGATATTGATCCACAATACTCTTCGGCTTACATTCCGTTTATGAGTGTGCAGACCTTAGTCGAGAATGCTGTAAAACATAATATCGTTTCTAAACTTCAGCCTCTGCATATCAGTATCAGGAGTGAGCGGGAAGGTATAATAGTCACCAACAACTTACAGTTGCGCACCGATGTAAAGGATTCCGGGAAACAAGGCTTGAAATATCTGCAAGGTATTTATGCACACTTTGGGGACTTCCAGCTAAGCTATGGAATTGAAAATGGGACTTATCAATGCTTTTTGCCACTGATTAAAAAACCTTCCACTCCTTAAATCTGCGCTTTCACTTCAGATAACAGGACTTTCACTTTTAATAATTTCATAATCTCCCAACTAAGGGGGATTTTGTAGCATGATTTTGACTAAAAAACTTTTGAAATTGTCTTTTACGGCGCTCTTTTTATTCTTATGCAACGTAAACGGTTTTACCCAGATACCTAAAAAATTACCTGTGCAGCCTAAGAGATTGCCTGTGCATAAAGGTAAGATTACCAGCAAAAAAGCAGTTACAGATACGCTTAAAAAGAAAGCAGATAGCACCAGTAAAAAGGAGGAGAAAAGTTATGCCGAATTATTAAAGAAGGCAACTACCTTAAAAGGTTTATTTAAAGTGCATCAGGTAGAGAACGATTATTACTTCGAAATTCCGTTGAACCTGATGGAAAAGGACTTTTTGGTAGTCAATAAAATATCCTCAGTACCATTGGCACTTAACGAATCTGGTGTCAATAAAGGAATGAACTTTGATAACAGAGTTATTCGGTTTTCGAGAAATAAAGCAGCTAAAACAGTATGGGTTAAAGTGATCGTACCACAGGTAGAATCTCCTGCTGGCGATGCAATTACCCGTTCGGTGAAAGATAACTTTACCGGTTCAGTGATAGAATCATTTAAAATTGAAGCTTACTCACCTGATTCATCGGCCGTTGTAGTGAAAATGAACAAGGTTTTTGATGGAACAGAGAAAAGTTTCAATGATGTATTTAATGATATGGGTTTAGGAGCTACCCCTAAAACTTCCCTGTCCGCTATTGAAAAGATTAAAAGTTTTCCTCAGAATATTGTTGTTCGTGCATTAATGAGCACCAGGGTAATGGACGCAGGAATCAGCGTACCTATTAGTATTACGGTAACTACTAATATTCTTTTATTACCTGAAAAACCAATGAAACCTCGTTTTGCAGATAACAGAGTTGGTTTTTTCAGCACACCGAGATGGTATTTTTCAGATGCACAGCATAAACTGGAAACCAGAGAACTGGTTACCCGCTGGAGAATGGAACCTAAACCGGAAGACCGCGCAAGATATCTTAAAGGTGAATTGGTAGAACCAGTTAAGCCGATCATTTTTTATATAGACCCTGCAACTCCGCCAAAATGGAGGAAAGAAATTATTGCCGGTGTATATGACTGGCAGAAAGCCTTCGAGCAAGCAGGTTTCAAAAATGCAATTCAGGCCCGTGAGGTTACAGATACCACCGATTACGATGGTGACGATGTACGCTACTCAGAAATTACTTATGCTGCCTCGCCTAAATCAAATGCAATGGGCCCGGCTGTCGTAGATCCAAGATCAGGAGAAATCCTGGAATCTGATGTGGTATGGTGGCACAACGTAATGACTTCAGTTCAATACTGGATGCGTGTGCAAACTGGTATCATTGACCCTGAAGTAAGAAATAATGACGTGTCTGATCAAAGAATGGGACATGCCATCCGTTTCGTTTCTTCTCATGAGATTGGCCATACTTTAGGGCTGAAACACAATATGTCTTCTTCGGCATCTTTCCCCGTTGACTCTTTACGTTCACCAGCTTTTACTAACCGCATGGGCGGAACAGCTTCTTCAATTATGGATTATGCACGTTTTAATTACGTAGCACAACCAGAAGATAAAGTCACTAATATCACCCCGCAAATCGGGACTTATGATAAATATGCTATCGCCTGGGGATACCGCTGGTTACCAGCAGAAGATCCGCATCAGGAATTGCCAATTCTTAAAGAATGGATTAAAGTACATGCGAATGATCCTTTATACCACTACGGGGAGCAGCAGCAAATGAAAAACATTGTTGATCCCAGAGCACAATCTGAAGATCTTGGTGATGATGCTGTAAAAGCAAGCCGTTACGGATTGGCGAATTTAAAACGTCTGATCCCGCAAATCTTAACCTGGTCTGCACCAGAAGGTGATAATTATTACCAGGCCGGTAAACTTTACCTGGCTGCAATCTGGCAATGGCAAACCTATGCAGAGCATGTAACTGCGAACATCGGAGGCTATTATTTAGAAAACCCTGTTAGCGGAGATGGTAAAGATGCCTATACACCAGTACCTGTTAAGATTCAGAAAGGCGCATTGGAATATTTCAAAGATCAGGTATTTACTATGCCGGAATGGTTGTTCAACAAAGAATTACTTAAAAAAACTTTCCCTATAAAAGATACACCAGTAGGTCCTATGGAGTATGCACCATTAAACCTGAGACGTGAATATCAATACGGTCTGCTTTACAGTTTATTGGGTGAAGACCGTTTATTGAGAATGCTGGAGATGGAAGTCCAGTTTGGTAAAGAGAACGTATTTACTGTAGGCGAATTATTTAAAGATATCCGTCCTGCTATTTTCGCACAGACGCTGAAAGGAAAAACACTCTCTATTACAGACCGTATGTTACAGCAAAATTATGTGGATGTTTTATTGGTGAGTACCGATAAGATGCTGGAGAAGATTACTAAGAAATCTTTGTTCCAGACCAGCCTGAATAACTTACCACAAATTTGTGATTTAGGTTTAAATAGAGATGATGCTGATTTAGATCATGTCCTGGAAAACGGAATCAATCCTTCGGCAAACCTGAGAAATATCTACGTTTCTGCAATGAGCCGTACTTCGGAAGTTGCAGCAGCGAAAAGAGGAGAACTTTTACAAATCTTAGCCCTATTGGAAAGTAATAAGAACAGAGGTGATGAGGCAACTAAAGGTCATTATATGGACTTGATCCTTCGTATTCGTCAGAGCCTTCAAACAAAATAAAAGCACATAAAGAACACACACACAAATACACACACCACAATTAACTATTATCAAACACACCTAAACAACAAACTATGATTAAAAATCTACTGTTAATACTCTTCCTGATTGGC
Coding sequences within:
- a CDS encoding sensor histidine kinase, whose amino-acid sequence is MKTSVYNSRYFIAIGVFILLCFSGIGFFITSKFNKRTERISMDMATSIYQLKSNVINNEFRGFVGGLNNAELIIPQFKSASDFLKGEKLVNALLLSHSKIKHGWYAIVTGQDTVYRTITENGTNYQHGELLAYQKKWIHSQLVSKDTITRIGTIINVEDSIHGLLATRHRLADSSTLILGLDINFKELQRYLWGVDSKSRAAIYIVDEQGDYVLSPDEKQIGKQMPGGIKTARLEKLPDSVSFYEIATSSYLGLPVFRFYTPFGISRMKWTMVLETPVFVIDEDVKAIEKYVFLMLIAATLIILVLIEWSQVKWQKQFMLRQQAEILAAQQEKENAILQLDKLKEKLDPHFLFNSLSSLNGLIEEQPDLAKAFVVKLSRVYRYVLDPTPNGLEEVSREVRFASEYFFLLKIRFGEALASLEIDIDPQYSSAYIPFMSVQTLVENAVKHNIVSKLQPLHISIRSEREGIIVTNNLQLRTDVKDSGKQGLKYLQGIYAHFGDFQLSYGIENGTYQCFLPLIKKPSTP
- a CDS encoding zinc-dependent metalloprotease, which encodes MQPKRLPVHKGKITSKKAVTDTLKKKADSTSKKEEKSYAELLKKATTLKGLFKVHQVENDYYFEIPLNLMEKDFLVVNKISSVPLALNESGVNKGMNFDNRVIRFSRNKAAKTVWVKVIVPQVESPAGDAITRSVKDNFTGSVIESFKIEAYSPDSSAVVVKMNKVFDGTEKSFNDVFNDMGLGATPKTSLSAIEKIKSFPQNIVVRALMSTRVMDAGISVPISITVTTNILLLPEKPMKPRFADNRVGFFSTPRWYFSDAQHKLETRELVTRWRMEPKPEDRARYLKGELVEPVKPIIFYIDPATPPKWRKEIIAGVYDWQKAFEQAGFKNAIQAREVTDTTDYDGDDVRYSEITYAASPKSNAMGPAVVDPRSGEILESDVVWWHNVMTSVQYWMRVQTGIIDPEVRNNDVSDQRMGHAIRFVSSHEIGHTLGLKHNMSSSASFPVDSLRSPAFTNRMGGTASSIMDYARFNYVAQPEDKVTNITPQIGTYDKYAIAWGYRWLPAEDPHQELPILKEWIKVHANDPLYHYGEQQQMKNIVDPRAQSEDLGDDAVKASRYGLANLKRLIPQILTWSAPEGDNYYQAGKLYLAAIWQWQTYAEHVTANIGGYYLENPVSGDGKDAYTPVPVKIQKGALEYFKDQVFTMPEWLFNKELLKKTFPIKDTPVGPMEYAPLNLRREYQYGLLYSLLGEDRLLRMLEMEVQFGKENVFTVGELFKDIRPAIFAQTLKGKTLSITDRMLQQNYVDVLLVSTDKMLEKITKKSLFQTSLNNLPQICDLGLNRDDADLDHVLENGINPSANLRNIYVSAMSRTSEVAAAKRGELLQILALLESNKNRGDEATKGHYMDLILRIRQSLQTK